GTGGTGTGGTGTGATTTTGTCTGCCAACTTGGAagacgccgcgcgcgcgggtAGAAAGTTGGATCATGGTCACAGATGTGGACGTGCGACGGGATAGATATCATCATGCAAagtgtagtagtactactctaTAGTTAGTATTGGACCAGCGTGCGTATGCGGATGAGTTTGTTCATTTATAATGATCTGTTCAGCGTTAATGGAACTGGTATCGCCCGATTGTAATGCAGGATGATGTCAGtaaaaaggagagaaagaagaggcTGGACAGAATGTTTAACTTTTCGACTGCAATAGTTACCAGCTTACTGTCTTTATATGGGACTAAAAGTTTTTTAAGTACCTATTATATCGGATGTTTACatatcatatcggatgtttagatattaattataaatattaaacgtagactattaataaaactcatccataatctttgactaattcgcgagacgaatctattaagcctaattaatccatgattagcctatgtgatgctacagtaaaaattctctaattatagattaattaggcttaaaaaatttgtctcgtgaattagctttcatttatgtaattagttttgtaagtaatctatatttaatactctaaaatAGCGTATAAATACAGGGACTAGAGTTAAGTCTctgaatctaaacaccaccttattTGATCGTTTGCTATGGCTGATAAACCATGGAAAAATGGTAAAATCTTTTATGTCTGTTGTTAGTGGGTTAAATGTAAATGGTAAGAGGATATTTACGATGAAAGTGCATCTATGGACCGAACCTTTATTAAGATCTACTCCTATGTTGTACTAAAAGGATATAATGATGTGTTTTATCCACAATTCCAACAATAAGAGGTGTAGGTATTGTGAATATCAGAATATACCATCCCGAATTATACATAAGTAACTTAATTTGTTGTACTGTTCACCTCACACGAAAGCCATGAAAAAATGTTTTAGAGGAGAGTGGAAAACTCTTTTATCACAAACAATAATCTGAGCCTTCAATTGTTTTtattaagatttaaattttatctcGATTTTTGCTATAATGTTTTTcatcaaactactaaacggtaagttaactttctatatataaatataagttgctttaaaatataaaaaatatttatttactaagtttgtaataattaaatcttaattaatcatgtactactGGTTTTACACATTATGTGGGCTAACttaatactccttccgtctcaggttataagacgttttgactttagtcaaaatcaaaatgtttcaagtttgactaaatttatggataaatataataatatttataatactaaattaatttcatcaaatcaataatcgaatatattttcataataaatttatcttgggttgaaaatgttaatatttttttctacaaatttagtcaaacaccaaagtcaaaacgttttataacctgaaacggagggaatattcaTCTTTGTCATTAGTTTCAAACATCATCTTCGGGTTATCATCACTCGTGGTGGCTAATGGTAAACATTAGCTTTTTTCTATAAtactttaaaataaaataaatgatcaaatgttacaaacaaaaatttaaattcaaaacgACGATAagtattataggacggaggttGTAACAAACTGCGCTGTAACTTGGAGAGGAACAAAGGTaaggtaaaaagaaaaaaaaagactcagCATCATCATCTTCAGCACGAGACTGGTCTGCTCCTCTctcgccccctcccctctcctctcctccgcttTACGCACATCGCCGCGACCGCGAGGGAAAAAAAAGCCCAGCCAGacccacgccacgccacgagACCAACCACCTCTcgtctcctctctttctctctctcctccccccgcGCGATCCGACCGGCCGCCGAggccaccgacgacgacgacgacgcgcgcgcgcgagccctAGCCTCCCCCCGCCCCCCGGATCTGGGAGCTtccacccctcccctccctcccatggtcccccgccgctgcgccgagGGGCCCACCGGCGGCCACCGGCTGCGCTGCCGCTGAGATGCGAGGCgacgcgcccgccgcctcctcctcgtcatcggcATCGTCACCCCCCTCGCTCttcggcggcggagacggcggcggcgagctgttcGGGTCCGCGCCTGGGCCGCTCGTcttcctgcccctgctcctgaTCCAGGGCGGCGGCATGGACCTCTCCCGCGTCGGCGAGAAGCTCCTCAGCTCCGTCCGCTCCGCGCGCTccctcggcctcctccctcccaccccaccgccgcccgcctcccgccCCGAGGTCCCTAATCActtcctccctcctccacctTCGTCAATCTCTCACTCGGTGTACCCTGTGTTGGATCCGATAGAGGTTGCTCATTTTTGTAATTCGCCGGTCTAGGTTCCAGCTAgagctgcggcggcagcggcggccgcacGTGCGATCGCTGGGCTGCCACCGCACGAGAAGATCAGCCTGCCTTCGAATTCGGAGGACTTGGTCTCCATCTACGGGAGCAACCCGCAGGGGCATGCCGTGGATGAGCTCGAGGAGGTGTTCTTTCAGGAGGTATGTGTTGTATTTCCGCAGCTGTGGTTTCCCGCGGCTTTCAGCCAGTTGGGCTTGATGTGTTTTGAATTGTCTGCAGGAGTTCGACCCAATAAAGTACATTCTGCAAAGTATCCCTGCAGAGGGTGATTCCAGCTATTTCGATAAGCAGGTTAGTGCAGCGGTTTACCTTCACATGTTTTTTCATGTCTGAGACATTAGTGCTGGTGGGTATGATAAAGAGTGAGTGGAGTTTGCATGCTTACTTGCATACAGCTTTGTTAATGATAGCTGGAAGCATTTCTTTCAACAAACAACACGCATGCCCTTTGTAGAAGAAACCGAGTACTTCTTGTCGTGTTCGAGCAATGTTCTTGCCAATGAACATATGTTCCAACAAAAGGGCCCATCCATGCACATGAGTGTGTGCTTTTGTAGCAAAATTGACGTCTTCCTTTTTTTCTGTGCAGTCTACTTTGAGATTAGCGCAGCTCGACAAAATTGCAGAACGACTATCACATCATGTTATGGGTCATCATGAAGAAATGGGTATGTCTCCCATCAGAATATAGAAGAGGTTCAGTTTTTGGTTCCTTACTTTGCTGTGTCATATTAGATATATTTTAATCACATGCCTTTTATTTCTAGTTTTCAGACATACCTGTTATAAGTATTTTTCTCAATTTTCCTAAAATAACATGTTCTGTGTTATGCTACCAAAAATGCATCTATACTGATTTCCTTTTAAGGAAATCCCAGATCACTGATAATAAGTTTTGGCCAGTGAAGGGGATGCAGTTAGTGATGGAGTTAGAACAAGATTTAAAGGTTGCAAATGTGATCTGCATGGTATTATCTCATGAAACTTCTGGATGGTATTTACAAACATTGTTCTgttccttttatatttttgcaTTTACGATTTATTAATCAATATTACAGAATGGACGGAGGCATGTATCCTCTTCAAAGAATGAGGTATCGAGGGATCTGGTTGTCAATGTAAAATCAAAGAAGAAACAAGCTTTGCTGGTAAATAAATTCTCTTGTCTCATTATTGTTTGCGGCATCGACTGGATAATCTTAGTGAATGGTGATTGGCGCCAGACTTTACATGTCAATCACTGAACTACCATTCTACTGTGAAGCAATATTCTTAATGTGTTTATATGTTTCTGGTCCAACCCTTCTTTTTTCAATGTCTTTCAAGGATGGATTATTAATTGTGTTGATAAATTCATGTGCATATAATATTTAAGTAATCGCTACCATTAGCTACACGAATTGAAGATTATAAATAAAAGATTTAGTTTCTGTATCGCAGGATGTTCTTCCAATTCTTACAGAACTTCGTAATGCACAAGACATGCAGATGGAACTTGAAAGTTTTGTGGAGAAAGAAAACTATTTTCAGGTGAGCTGAATTTTATCCATGACTGCTGTTTTCTCTATCTGTTTCATGAATCCATCTCTTTTACTCTAGGGTGATATTAGCTACTGCTTTATTTTACTCCAGTAGTTTTCAACCCCATAAATCACCTGACCTGTTGTAGTATGTTGGTTGCTCCACAGTCTGAACTACCACAGTAGTTGTTTCTTATGCTGTTAATCACCTATGCCTTCTTATATTTATGGTAGTTTTCTTATGCCATGTTGCTGATGTTTGCAGGCGTTTCAATTATTGCCTGAATATTTGCAAATCTTGGAGAACTATTCAGGCCTTTCTTCTGTACAAGAAATGGGGCGTGGGATTGAGGTAATtgttattattttattgcattTATTGCTTGCTTCTATGTCAAGTGTAGAATGCATTGAACCTATCTTCATCTCAAAGCTTTCTTTTGGTATGTTCAAAGAGCAAAAGAAACTTGTCCACCATCAAATTGAACAAATAGCTGTATAATGTTTGTCCTTTTGATGGTGTTTATACTATGAATACATCCTCAGGCATGGTTGGCACGAACAATCCAAAAATTAGACACCCATTTACTAGGGGTTTGTCAGACCTTCCATGAGGAAAGCTATCTAACTGTGAGTATTTCCATTGTTGTTTTTCCTCGTGAGCCCTTGATTGGCTTAGTTGTTAGGGAAGTCTTAGTTATCTATTTGCTTTGCTAATTTACAAGTTCCATTCTTTATATGTTTACACGTGGACAATAGGTTATTGATGCCTATGCGCTGATGGGTGACATCGGTGGCATGGCTGAAAAGATGCAGAGTTTCTTTTTGCAAGAAGTACTCTCTCAGACTCATTATGTCCTGAAAGAAATGTTGGAAGAGGTATTGGATTTGATCAGTTAATATACCAATTTCTTGATAGTTTATTTTATCCATTTTCTAATTGGAAAATAATTACAGGAGGTTGGAAATAATACGCAGAGAAATAGGTATGTACTAGCACTTATCTTGGTTCCACTGATTGTCTAAATATAACTGTCAGTGGTTTTGAATTTTATGGATTATTTCGCTGTCAGAAAAAAGTACATAACTTATGGATTTCTGTGCTTAAATACTATAAGGGGGATTATTTCCTAAAATTGCTCATCTGAGTTTGAATGTTTGATAGGTTTCAAGGTTATTGTCTGAAGTTGTGAacttaattgtttttttatgttttatgtACTTTTTCTGAGAAAGATTGTGGTATGTTTGGGTCTGCTGCTGAAATTAGTACTGGTCTATTCCATAAATAGTTGGATCCCCCCAGTTCAAGTTTACTTATGTTGACCATTTCTGATCATCTAAACTTGTGTAAGATATATGCTACCTATCATTTATGGGACATTCTACTGACGAAACCACCTCTGCTTTCTAGATGGAATTATCTGAGCTAGAAACTTGAAGTATAAGGCTAAACACATAAGTTTCCATGGGTACATGTCTCTCTCTAATCTGTTCTCGTTTCCTTTCCAGATTTACATATAGTGATCTTTGTGCTCAAGTTCCTGAGCCCAAGCTCCGGCCCTGCTTATTAAGAACCTTTCAGAGTTTGTTTTCATTGATGTGCTCATATTATACTATAATGAGCTTTTGCCCAGGAGTAAAGGTAACTTCTGttcttaaaattttgataatgccATATGTCTAGATTGAAAGTTATGAACTGAGAGACAATCACTTACAAGGCCCAGCAGGCCAGCACTTGTAAAATTGTAAACCATCATAAAAAATTGCAAAGCCGAACTGAGAAATAATAGTTTAGGAAGTTgaaataacaacaacaataaaagCATCCAGAATCTTACAACTGAACAAACTTTTATGTATAAAGATGTCAAATGTTAACAGTTTAAACTCTATTTTGTGTATGGAGCTGGCAGTTGGCAACTGTCAAATATGCTGTAAGTTGAACCGTACATAATATATCACCAAGAATTACCTGTTTTGAGAATAAAAGAGATGTAAGTTAATTAGGCTTATCTTTccataattttacatattctaATGCAATATTTTGGTTgagttgttttgatttttgataTCTTTATTCGTTTTTACTGTGGTTACTTTTCAGAGTATCGAGTCCGAGGGCGAAAACTCTCTGACAGGAAGGAACAACACATCCCAGAGTGCAGATGAATCATTAGGTGATTCAGGTAGAGGTCATGCAGCTGAAATGAGTGACAGGACATCATCTTCTGATGTCAGCAATCCTGATACTAGCACATCAGGAACAGATTCACCATTCTATCAGCTAAGGACAGATGCTGCAAAACTTGTTGCACATGCATTTGAAAGAGGGCGGAGAAATCTTTGGCAACTAGCAACAAGTCGCTTATCTGTATTACTGTCCTCTTCAGTTGTTTTCTCAACTAGCACGTATCAATTTTTGAAGAACTACGAAGATCTCACCATTTTTATCTTGGCTGGTGAAGCATTTTGTGGGTTTGAAGCGAGCGAGTTCCGGCAAAAGTTGAAGGGTATCTGTTTGAACTATTCGGTGGCCTTTCACCGGCAAAATATCTATGTATGTCATAAAAGTATACAATTCCTATTGAGTTGTTAGAAACAAGCATTTTAATGGATTACATAACTAGATATTTATCCAGCACTGGAACCCCTCAAAGGCAGCAAGCATGCTTCCACTCACCTTACCctttaatcatattttaatttacTCTTCATGAGTCCATTATAGGCAGCACATGAGTACTTCAGTTCTTTAGAACATTGTTCGGAGTTTTTTTAGCCATTGATATGTAATTGTAggttattttttatatgttgtACTTGGCTGCTTATTTTCGCAACGGAAAATTTACAGGTGATATGCTCATATGCAGTGTTAGTCAATTATGAACTGAATAATAAATTATGATACTTTTCTGTGTTAGTTTAAATTTGTACTTTGTAGCAAAGAgttacaaggcaaacattgttTGCTCTAGTTAGTATTATGCTTTACTCTTGATTTGGCAAGGCCATGGTTGACCCTTTCTTTTGAT
Above is a window of Oryza sativa Japonica Group chromosome 10, ASM3414082v1 DNA encoding:
- the LOC4349288 gene encoding syndetin, with amino-acid sequence MRGDAPAASSSSSASSPPSLFGGGDGGGELFGSAPGPLVFLPLLLIQGGGMDLSRVGEKLLSSVRSARSLGLLPPTPPPPASRPEVPARAAAAAAAARAIAGLPPHEKISLPSNSEDLVSIYGSNPQGHAVDELEEVFFQEEFDPIKYILQSIPAEGDSSYFDKQSTLRLAQLDKIAERLSHHVMGHHEEMVKGMQLVMELEQDLKVANVICMNGRRHVSSSKNEVSRDLVVNVKSKKKQALLDVLPILTELRNAQDMQMELESFVEKENYFQAFQLLPEYLQILENYSGLSSVQEMGRGIEAWLARTIQKLDTHLLGVCQTFHEESYLTVIDAYALMGDIGGMAEKMQSFFLQEVLSQTHYVLKEMLEEEVGNNTQRNRFTYSDLCAQVPEPKLRPCLLRTFQSLFSLMCSYYTIMSFCPGVKSIESEGENSLTGRNNTSQSADESLGDSGRGHAAEMSDRTSSSDVSNPDTSTSGTDSPFYQLRTDAAKLVAHAFERGRRNLWQLATSRLSVLLSSSVVFSTSTYQFLKNYEDLTIFILAGEAFCGFEASEFRQKLKGICLNYSVAFHRQNIYALKMVLERESWTIMSAEASRIISLAGLTGDGAALISPTSRISTLPIHGSTMSDTGKEKNGFAAWTKIENPFFYKVENGTTESPKSNMMFNSVDNSSAHGSTNNGNGNKAPLDEENEDLLADFIDEDSQLPSRLAKTKIVKGNSSHWKDGDISSQTGSSLSLLRMMDKYARLMQKLEIVNVELFKGICQLFGIFYHYIYETFGNQDRGQSGKSLPDHQSFRLRVALSKITQDSDQWIKPQSISYSPSSPVSMDVMPTAPPSSMFTLYGLKERCAAAETISLVARVLNRSRAHLHSVLSQSNTSILEEFFGTMVDSVPDLAEHIHRTSARMLLHINGYPDKIANAKWEVKELGMEHNGYVDLLLGEFKHYKTRLDHGGISKELQDLLLEYGIDSIAEVLVEGLSRVKRCTDEGRALMSLDLQVLINGLLHIVSANVRPKLQIVDTFIKAYYLPETEYVHWARSHPEYSKSQVVGLVNLVATMKGWKRKTRLETIERIEAGP